In a single window of the Streptacidiphilus sp. P02-A3a genome:
- a CDS encoding helix-turn-helix transcriptional regulator: MTTVQPGSGSMVRRILLGSQLRRLREAKGITREDAGYTIRASESKISRMELGRVSFKERDVTDLLSLYGVEDETERGALLTLVREANQAGWWHSFSDAMPNWFQTYVGLEEASALIRLYEVQFVPGLLQTEDYMRSLMTLNRPNLDRSEVDRRINVRMHRQKLVEDAEGPRLWAIVDEAALRRPVGGPTVMRAQIQRLIEAADMPNVILQVMPFRFGGHAAESGAFTILRFPEQDLPDVVYLEQLTSALYLDKRDDVDQYLQVMERLSVDSQTPGHSVELLSELLKES, from the coding sequence ATGACCACAGTTCAGCCGGGGAGCGGCTCGATGGTGCGCCGGATCCTCCTCGGCTCCCAGTTGCGCCGGCTCCGTGAGGCCAAGGGCATCACACGCGAGGACGCGGGCTACACGATCCGTGCCTCCGAGTCCAAGATCAGCCGCATGGAACTCGGGCGCGTCAGCTTCAAGGAGCGTGACGTGACGGACCTGCTCAGCCTCTACGGAGTGGAGGACGAGACCGAACGGGGCGCACTGCTGACACTGGTGCGCGAGGCCAACCAGGCCGGCTGGTGGCACAGTTTCAGCGACGCCATGCCCAACTGGTTCCAGACCTATGTGGGGTTGGAGGAGGCATCCGCCCTCATCCGGCTCTACGAAGTGCAGTTCGTCCCTGGTCTGCTCCAGACCGAGGACTACATGCGCTCACTGATGACGCTCAACCGCCCCAACCTCGACCGCAGTGAGGTCGACCGCCGGATCAACGTCCGGATGCACCGTCAGAAGCTGGTCGAGGACGCCGAGGGCCCGCGGCTGTGGGCGATCGTGGACGAGGCCGCGCTGCGCCGTCCCGTCGGCGGGCCGACCGTCATGCGGGCGCAGATCCAGCGGCTGATCGAAGCCGCCGACATGCCCAACGTGATCCTCCAGGTGATGCCGTTCCGGTTCGGCGGCCACGCGGCCGAGAGCGGCGCGTTCACCATCCTGCGCTTCCCCGAGCAGGACCTGCCCGACGTCGTCTACCTGGAGCAGCTCACCAGCGCGCTCTATCTGGACAAGCGCGACGACGTCGACCAGTACCTCCAGGTCATGGAGCGGCTCAGCGTCGACAGCCAGACCCCCGGCCACAGCGTCGAACTGCTCAGCGAACTGCTCAAGGAGTCCTGA
- a CDS encoding ATP-binding protein, producing MSPSSTVAADPDVVSCALAPRHESVRTAREFTKLTLNRWQLTDLFDDIALVASELVTNALRHALAPAPVSAYAPAQRASGWGRRGAADPISRQLDGPHTPAQAGSSPLIRLSLVRRAPQVVCAVSDPSTNGPVAREADFIAESGRGLHLVDSFSQSWGWHPVAAGKVVWALFDLSGGEG from the coding sequence ATGAGCCCGAGCTCGACGGTGGCAGCCGACCCCGACGTGGTCAGCTGCGCTCTCGCGCCACGTCACGAATCGGTCCGCACCGCGCGCGAGTTCACCAAGCTCACGCTCAACCGCTGGCAGCTGACCGACCTGTTCGACGACATCGCGCTGGTGGCGAGCGAGCTGGTGACGAACGCCCTGCGGCACGCGCTGGCGCCCGCGCCGGTATCCGCGTACGCACCGGCGCAGCGCGCCAGCGGCTGGGGGCGCAGGGGGGCGGCCGATCCGATCAGCCGGCAGCTGGACGGGCCGCACACGCCCGCCCAGGCCGGTTCCTCGCCGCTGATCCGGCTCAGCCTGGTCCGCCGGGCGCCGCAGGTGGTCTGCGCGGTGAGTGACCCGAGCACCAACGGGCCGGTCGCCCGGGAGGCGGACTTCATCGCGGAGTCCGGCCGGGGACTGCACCTGGTGGACTCGTTCAGCCAGTCCTGGGGCTGGCACCCGGTGGCCGCGGGCAAGGTGGTCTGGGCCCTGTTCGACCTCTCCGGCGGGGAAGGCTAG
- a CDS encoding DUF5134 domain-containing protein codes for MHGSAMVDWLLAGLTGVTGLYCLARLLRPGAARAERRLDASEAVKGLGMAAMALPYGLSGGVPVWLWAALFGTAAVWSLGEGLRPGHRGHHLYHAVGHLAMVYMAVAAASGGHGMAGMSDGADAAGIPLLTGALLLFFGGYALVGGVRLIGGANPAAGAGAGAAGAAIGTAAPGSVVRRLLGAPELPNACRTVLGIGMFTMLLIM; via the coding sequence ATGCACGGCTCAGCGATGGTGGACTGGTTACTCGCCGGACTGACGGGCGTGACCGGGCTCTACTGCCTGGCCCGGTTGCTGCGGCCCGGGGCGGCCCGGGCGGAGCGGCGGCTGGACGCCTCGGAGGCGGTCAAGGGACTGGGGATGGCGGCGATGGCGCTCCCCTACGGGTTGTCCGGCGGTGTCCCGGTGTGGCTCTGGGCGGCGCTGTTCGGCACCGCGGCGGTCTGGTCGCTGGGCGAGGGGCTGCGGCCCGGTCACCGCGGGCACCACCTGTACCACGCGGTCGGACACCTGGCGATGGTCTACATGGCGGTGGCCGCCGCCTCCGGCGGGCACGGCATGGCGGGGATGTCCGACGGCGCGGACGCGGCCGGGATCCCGCTGCTGACCGGCGCGCTGCTGCTGTTCTTCGGCGGGTACGCGCTGGTCGGCGGGGTCCGGCTGATCGGCGGCGCGAACCCGGCGGCAGGTGCGGGGGCAGGGGCGGCGGGGGCGGCGATCGGTACGGCGGCGCCCGGCTCGGTCGTCCGGCGGCTGCTCGGCGCCCCGGAGCTGCCGAACGCCTGCCGGACGGTGCTCGGGATCGGGATGTTCACCATGCTGCTGATCATGTGA
- a CDS encoding SDR family NAD(P)-dependent oxidoreductase produces the protein MTPSAQTARPLAGRVVAVAGATGTAGHATVRRLATAGATVACAGTDARRLDLLLDATRRAVPGATVVGQVLDLLDPQAAGDWADHIEAEHGSVDGLIHLVGGWRGSKKFTDTDLSDWDFLHDQLVRTLQHTSLAFHDALLRSPAGRFAIVSATAAARPTAGNAAYAAAKAAAEAWTLALADSFRGLAAARADTDPELSQQHAAAAILVIKALVTPEMRAAKPNAKFAGYTDVADLAETVADLWNRPATELNGQHLWLTPR, from the coding sequence ATGACCCCCAGCGCGCAGACCGCCCGCCCGCTGGCGGGCCGCGTCGTCGCCGTCGCGGGCGCCACCGGCACCGCCGGACACGCCACCGTCCGCCGACTCGCCACCGCCGGCGCCACCGTCGCCTGCGCCGGCACCGACGCCCGCCGACTCGACCTGCTGCTGGACGCCACCCGCCGCGCGGTTCCCGGCGCCACCGTGGTCGGCCAGGTCCTGGACCTGCTCGACCCGCAGGCCGCCGGGGACTGGGCCGACCACATCGAGGCCGAGCACGGCAGCGTCGACGGCCTGATCCACCTGGTCGGCGGCTGGCGCGGCAGCAAGAAGTTCACCGACACCGACCTGTCCGACTGGGACTTCCTGCACGACCAGCTGGTCCGCACCCTCCAGCACACCAGCCTCGCCTTCCATGACGCGCTGCTGCGCAGCCCGGCCGGGCGCTTCGCGATCGTCTCCGCCACCGCGGCGGCCAGGCCCACCGCGGGCAACGCCGCCTACGCCGCCGCCAAGGCCGCCGCCGAGGCCTGGACGCTCGCGCTCGCCGACTCCTTCCGCGGCCTCGCCGCCGCCCGGGCCGACACCGACCCCGAGCTGTCCCAGCAGCACGCGGCGGCTGCCATCCTGGTTATCAAGGCCCTCGTCACCCCCGAGATGCGTGCGGCCAAGCCGAACGCCAAATTCGCCGGATACACGGACGTCGCGGACCTCGCCGAGACCGTCGCCGACCTGTGGAACCGCCCCGCAACCGAACTGAACGGACAGCACCTGTGGCTGACGCCCCGATGA
- a CDS encoding DMT family transporter, protein MTVFLLGLGAACLLGLGFVLQQHAAQQAPTSDMLSYRLLLRLMRSRKWLLGIAFMIGGQVLSAIALSVGRISLVEPLLATNLLFAMGLARAITHQSLGRSGWGGVLLLAAGVTTFIVSGQPTGGGTAAGSLRHWLVFGVVAGVALLLVSIARRLPMLEEATLLALAAGLLYGLQDALTRTAGQRFSHGGVELLLRSWQTYAVVVIGVLGLILVQSAFEAAPLRMSLPALTAAQPLTGIACGVAFLGDRLRFTTGALAWEGVGLLCIVLGVVVIGRHPALPDACPAACVEAAVRTAQRESARRAPLPR, encoded by the coding sequence GTGACGGTCTTCCTGCTCGGACTGGGCGCGGCCTGTCTTCTCGGCCTCGGTTTCGTGCTCCAGCAGCACGCGGCCCAGCAGGCCCCGACCTCGGACATGCTCTCGTACCGGCTGCTGCTGCGGCTGATGCGGTCGCGCAAGTGGCTGCTCGGGATCGCGTTCATGATCGGCGGCCAGGTGCTGAGCGCGATCGCCCTGTCCGTGGGCCGGATCTCCCTGGTGGAACCCCTGCTGGCGACCAACCTGCTGTTCGCCATGGGGCTGGCCCGGGCGATCACCCATCAGTCGCTGGGCCGCTCCGGCTGGGGCGGGGTGCTGCTGCTCGCGGCCGGGGTGACCACCTTCATCGTCAGCGGGCAGCCGACCGGCGGCGGGACCGCGGCCGGGTCGCTGCGGCACTGGCTGGTGTTCGGAGTGGTCGCCGGGGTGGCCCTGCTGCTGGTGTCGATCGCCCGGCGGCTGCCGATGCTGGAGGAGGCCACCCTGCTGGCCCTGGCCGCCGGGCTGCTCTACGGCCTGCAGGACGCGCTGACCCGGACCGCCGGGCAGCGCTTCAGCCATGGCGGCGTCGAGCTGCTGCTGCGCAGTTGGCAGACCTACGCCGTGGTGGTGATCGGGGTGCTCGGCCTGATCCTGGTGCAGAGCGCGTTCGAGGCCGCGCCGCTGCGGATGTCCCTGCCCGCGCTGACGGCCGCGCAGCCGCTGACCGGGATCGCCTGCGGGGTGGCCTTCCTCGGCGACCGGCTGCGGTTCACCACCGGCGCGCTGGCCTGGGAGGGCGTGGGGCTGCTCTGCATCGTGCTCGGCGTGGTGGTCATCGGACGCCATCCGGCGCTGCCGGACGCCTGTCCCGCGGCCTGCGTCGAGGCCGCCGTCCGCACCGCCCAGCGGGAGAGCGCGCGACGGGCACCGCTGCCCCGGTAG
- a CDS encoding M56 family metallopeptidase, with the protein MNVLPALLVLGLLLATAGPRLLTRARWVEREPVLALWAWQCLVAAVLLCCGLAMLLTGTVAWPEAGRLLFLGAPHGVESAYRLPFTRPWAVAGTLLLACGGVRTAGALTAEVRFARALRRRRQRELTARAPELPPGLGLRPVSGERLVVLENAQPRAWSLPGPDARLVVTTGALTRLSDRELAAALAHERGHVRARHHWLMQCAEALNSGFPGARVFGLFRSQVGRLVELAADDSAARRHGRLATAIALVELNAAHSPSCPAPLAEVPRRVDRLLIGEPRLPVGHRLRLTATALVALGAPLLLAFAPGLRALL; encoded by the coding sequence GTGAACGTCCTGCCGGCCCTGCTGGTGCTCGGCCTGCTGCTGGCCACGGCCGGGCCGCGGCTGCTGACGCGGGCCCGCTGGGTGGAACGCGAGCCGGTACTGGCGCTGTGGGCCTGGCAGTGCCTGGTCGCCGCGGTCCTGCTCTGTTGCGGCCTGGCGATGCTGCTCACCGGAACCGTCGCCTGGCCCGAGGCCGGGCGACTGCTGTTCCTGGGCGCTCCGCACGGCGTGGAGTCCGCCTACCGGCTGCCGTTCACCCGGCCCTGGGCGGTCGCCGGGACGCTGCTGCTGGCCTGCGGCGGGGTCCGCACCGCCGGGGCGCTGACCGCCGAGGTGCGCTTCGCCCGGGCGCTGCGCCGCCGCCGACAGCGGGAGCTGACCGCGCGGGCGCCGGAGCTGCCGCCGGGGCTGGGGCTGCGGCCGGTCTCCGGGGAGCGGCTGGTGGTCCTGGAGAACGCGCAGCCCCGGGCCTGGTCGCTGCCCGGTCCGGATGCCCGGCTGGTGGTGACCACCGGCGCGCTCACCCGGTTGAGCGATCGGGAGCTGGCCGCCGCCCTGGCCCATGAGCGCGGCCACGTCCGGGCGCGGCACCACTGGCTGATGCAGTGCGCCGAGGCGCTGAACTCCGGCTTCCCCGGCGCACGGGTGTTCGGGCTGTTCCGCTCGCAGGTAGGCCGTCTGGTCGAGTTGGCCGCCGACGATTCCGCGGCCCGCAGGCACGGTCGGCTGGCCACCGCGATCGCGCTGGTCGAGCTGAACGCCGCCCACTCCCCCAGCTGCCCGGCCCCGCTCGCCGAGGTCCCGCGCCGGGTGGACCGGCTGCTCATTGGCGAGCCCCGGCTGCCCGTGGGGCACCGGCTGCGGCTGACCGCTACCGCCCTGGTCGCGCTCGGCGCGCCGCTGCTGCTGGCCTTCGCCCCGGGGCTGCGCGCCCTGCTGTGA
- a CDS encoding polysaccharide deacetylase family protein — translation MSRALKTAAALAGGLALAHAAPALTSIQPLEPLRTRLFPGYGGKGDPGHVALTFDDGPDPLSTPRFLKLLENRGLKATFFLLGFMLERDPGLGREIAAAGHEIAVHGYLHRPMLVRTPRQTRDDLHRAHDLIASATGERPRFYRPPYGVATTSALTTARSLGMTPVLWTSWGADWRSGATGTSVYDTVTGNLAGGGTILLHDSDCTSAPASWTATLSALPRILDRCETEGWKVGPLAEHGLATV, via the coding sequence TTGAGTCGAGCACTGAAGACCGCAGCCGCTCTCGCCGGAGGGCTCGCGCTCGCGCACGCCGCTCCGGCGCTCACCTCGATCCAGCCGCTGGAGCCGCTGCGCACCAGGCTCTTCCCCGGCTACGGCGGCAAGGGCGACCCGGGCCATGTGGCGCTCACCTTCGACGACGGCCCGGACCCGCTGTCCACCCCGCGCTTCCTGAAGCTGCTGGAGAACCGCGGCCTGAAGGCGACGTTCTTCCTGCTCGGCTTCATGCTGGAGCGGGACCCCGGCCTCGGCCGGGAGATCGCCGCCGCCGGGCACGAGATCGCGGTGCACGGCTACCTGCACCGCCCGATGCTGGTGCGCACGCCCCGGCAGACCCGGGACGACCTGCACCGCGCGCACGACCTGATCGCCTCCGCGACCGGGGAGCGCCCGCGCTTCTACCGGCCCCCGTACGGCGTGGCCACCACCTCGGCGCTGACCACCGCGCGCTCGCTGGGGATGACCCCGGTGCTGTGGACCAGCTGGGGCGCGGACTGGCGCTCGGGCGCCACCGGCACCTCGGTCTACGACACCGTCACCGGCAACCTGGCCGGCGGCGGCACCATCCTGCTGCACGACTCCGACTGCACCTCGGCCCCGGCCTCCTGGACGGCGACGCTGAGCGCCCTGCCGCGGATCCTGGACCGCTGCGAGACCGAGGGCTGGAAGGTCGGCCCGCTCGCGGAGCACGGCCTCGCCACGGTCTGA
- a CDS encoding DUF397 domain-containing protein, with protein MRPTYNGMAATEIDGVVWQKSRLSNSQGQCVELARLADGDVAVRNSRFPSGPALIYTRAEIAALFDGVKKGEFDHLAE; from the coding sequence ATGCGTCCCACGTACAACGGCATGGCTGCCACGGAGATCGACGGCGTGGTCTGGCAGAAGAGTCGTTTGAGCAATTCGCAGGGTCAGTGCGTCGAGTTGGCCAGGCTCGCAGACGGGGACGTCGCGGTTCGCAACTCCCGCTTCCCGTCCGGACCGGCCCTCATCTACACCCGGGCCGAGATCGCGGCCCTGTTCGACGGGGTCAAGAAAGGCGAGTTCGACCACCTGGCCGAGTGA
- a CDS encoding DUF6421 family protein — MQNLSSSPVLTGDPAAEIAAGPAWLRLKTAVEELRPFQSKDGSIDFDAQGADARARVDALLATVTDAVRELAPSFPHDATYLDAVVADLARWADSGYAVPDFLDSLLAFQPAGQRQDGLGHLVVFPMYTQNGNPDRNLEAVLLNVVWPEWLAELERTRFDNPMFVPITFTDFTSGYDTNSAVLFPETVAVRQAPERFTWGGIFCDREAVRFRAVSSAAVRTLGLEIPADAARLLEDQELAQQTFVLWDLVHDRTHSHGDLPFDPFMIKQRSPFWMYGLEELRCDLTAFKAAVQLEAEGHEQGRNVQYAILFDRMFRFPVSGGRVRNYDGLGGQLLFAYLHKHDALRWTDNRLRIDWDRVAAVTTDLCTEIEALYRDGIDRPKTAHWLAAYQLVSRYLTPHPASRWAKGADALPFAEHTESKPLNKALCDAVLPDEFPLSMFFEALAKKLSGVIASTSGMTGATVIEEAA, encoded by the coding sequence ATGCAAAATCTCTCGTCCTCTCCTGTGCTGACGGGCGATCCAGCTGCTGAGATCGCCGCCGGTCCGGCCTGGCTCCGACTGAAGACCGCCGTTGAGGAACTGCGCCCGTTCCAGTCCAAGGACGGCTCGATCGACTTCGACGCCCAGGGCGCCGACGCCCGCGCGCGCGTCGACGCGCTGCTGGCCACGGTCACCGACGCGGTCCGCGAGCTGGCCCCGTCCTTCCCGCACGACGCGACCTACCTGGACGCCGTCGTCGCCGACCTCGCCCGCTGGGCCGACTCCGGCTACGCGGTACCGGACTTCCTGGACTCGCTGCTGGCCTTCCAGCCCGCCGGGCAGCGCCAGGACGGCCTCGGCCACCTCGTGGTCTTCCCGATGTACACCCAGAACGGCAACCCGGACCGCAACCTGGAGGCGGTCCTGCTCAACGTCGTCTGGCCGGAGTGGCTCGCGGAGCTGGAGCGCACCCGCTTCGACAACCCGATGTTCGTGCCGATCACCTTCACCGACTTCACCTCCGGCTACGACACCAACTCCGCCGTGCTGTTCCCGGAGACCGTCGCCGTCCGGCAGGCCCCCGAGCGCTTCACCTGGGGCGGCATCTTCTGCGACCGCGAGGCGGTGCGCTTCCGCGCGGTCAGCTCCGCCGCCGTGCGCACCCTCGGCCTGGAGATCCCCGCCGACGCCGCCCGGCTGCTGGAGGACCAGGAGCTCGCCCAGCAGACCTTCGTGCTGTGGGACCTGGTCCACGACCGCACCCACAGCCACGGCGACCTCCCGTTCGACCCGTTCATGATCAAGCAGCGCAGCCCGTTCTGGATGTACGGCCTGGAAGAGCTCCGCTGCGACCTCACCGCCTTCAAGGCCGCCGTCCAGCTGGAGGCCGAGGGCCACGAGCAGGGCCGCAACGTCCAGTACGCGATCCTGTTCGACCGCATGTTCCGGTTCCCGGTCAGCGGCGGACGCGTCCGCAACTACGACGGCCTCGGCGGCCAGCTGCTCTTCGCCTACCTGCACAAGCACGACGCGCTGCGCTGGACCGACAACCGGCTGCGGATCGACTGGGACCGCGTCGCCGCCGTCACCACCGACCTGTGCACCGAGATCGAGGCCCTCTACCGCGACGGCATCGACCGCCCCAAGACAGCCCACTGGCTCGCCGCGTACCAGCTGGTCTCCCGCTACCTCACCCCGCACCCCGCCTCGCGCTGGGCCAAGGGCGCGGACGCCCTGCCGTTCGCCGAGCACACCGAGAGCAAGCCGCTGAACAAGGCACTGTGCGACGCGGTGCTCCCGGACGAGTTCCCGCTCAGCATGTTCTTCGAGGCCCTGGCGAAGAAGCTCTCCGGAGTCATCGCCTCCACCTCGGGGATGACCGGCGCCACCGTGATCGAGGAGGCCGCATGA
- a CDS encoding TetR/AcrR family transcriptional regulator — MSPRAAAVNEAMRARSRARIMQATVELVDERGFEQTTLGDIAERAGLARGLVSYYFSGKRVLLQTSMHRLMHQTLEAALAPLTDDDPADLWLATAIDSVLGLAAARPTLMRTHLSLILAPSAAGFIQDAEQKRFGGLLRQVLARRGAEDPIAEHAVLRSALMGACMGLLLPGAEAEPLMIRDDLFTRYGLDPGVRPSPFRTP, encoded by the coding sequence ATGTCACCCCGAGCGGCAGCAGTCAACGAGGCGATGCGGGCCCGGTCCCGGGCCCGCATCATGCAGGCGACCGTCGAGCTGGTGGACGAGCGGGGGTTCGAGCAGACGACCCTGGGCGACATCGCCGAGCGGGCCGGACTGGCCCGGGGACTGGTCTCGTACTACTTCTCCGGGAAGCGGGTGCTGCTGCAGACGTCGATGCACCGGCTGATGCACCAGACGCTGGAGGCGGCGCTGGCCCCGCTCACCGACGACGACCCGGCCGACCTGTGGCTGGCCACCGCGATCGACTCGGTCCTGGGACTGGCGGCGGCCCGGCCGACGCTGATGCGCACCCACCTGTCGCTGATCCTGGCACCGAGCGCGGCCGGATTCATCCAGGACGCCGAGCAGAAGCGTTTCGGCGGGTTGCTGCGGCAGGTGCTCGCCCGGCGCGGCGCCGAGGACCCGATCGCTGAGCACGCGGTACTGCGCAGCGCGCTGATGGGGGCCTGCATGGGGCTGCTGCTGCCGGGGGCGGAGGCCGAGCCCCTGATGATCAGGGACGACCTGTTCACGCGCTACGGGCTCGACCCGGGAGTGCGGCCGAGCCCGTTCAGGACTCCTTGA
- a CDS encoding sirohydrochlorin chelatase: MSSAATPSTPLPVRTPGSRARGRHRRPERPEIPAGAPALLLAVPAEAGQDVQRIADELVSLVRAEQPGIDATAVYLHGNSAVSGDAEGEEASAGDGFRERGSAPTLADVLARDAAKRAAGSEVAAPVVVPLLPGSSAALRAALDAVGGEFTATDALGPHPLLAEALHVRLSEAGLARADRARLFAVNTSADGVVLATVGGDEAVQQAGITGVLLAARLAVPVVAASLDEPGSVAAAAAQLRGTGCAQPALAPYLIGPEFDADQLKSVAAEVDCPASEPLGAYPTIARLVLGRYLNALGIEQDASLN, from the coding sequence ATGAGCTCTGCCGCCACCCCCAGCACCCCGCTGCCCGTCCGCACACCCGGCTCGCGGGCGCGTGGCCGCCACCGTCGTCCCGAGCGTCCCGAGATACCCGCAGGCGCGCCCGCGCTGCTGCTGGCCGTGCCCGCCGAGGCCGGTCAGGACGTCCAGCGGATCGCCGACGAGCTCGTCTCGCTGGTCCGCGCCGAGCAGCCGGGGATCGACGCCACCGCCGTCTACCTGCACGGGAACAGCGCCGTGAGCGGCGACGCCGAAGGCGAGGAGGCCTCGGCCGGGGACGGCTTCCGGGAACGCGGGAGCGCGCCCACCCTCGCCGACGTGCTCGCCCGGGACGCCGCGAAGCGGGCCGCCGGGAGCGAGGTGGCCGCGCCGGTGGTGGTCCCGCTGCTGCCCGGCAGCAGCGCCGCGCTGCGGGCCGCGCTGGACGCCGTCGGGGGCGAGTTCACCGCCACCGACGCCCTCGGCCCGCATCCGCTGCTGGCGGAGGCGCTGCACGTGCGGCTGTCCGAGGCCGGACTGGCCCGGGCCGACCGGGCCCGGCTGTTCGCGGTGAACACCTCCGCCGACGGCGTGGTGCTGGCCACCGTGGGCGGCGACGAGGCGGTGCAGCAGGCCGGGATCACCGGCGTGCTGCTGGCCGCGCGGCTGGCCGTGCCGGTGGTCGCCGCGTCCCTGGACGAGCCCGGCTCGGTCGCCGCGGCCGCCGCCCAGCTGCGCGGCACCGGCTGCGCCCAGCCCGCGCTCGCCCCCTACCTGATCGGCCCCGAGTTCGACGCCGACCAGCTGAAGTCGGTCGCGGCCGAGGTCGACTGCCCGGCGTCGGAGCCGCTCGGCGCCTACCCGACCATCGCCCGGCTGGTGCTCGGACGGTACCTGAACGCCCTCGGCATCGAGCAGGACGCCTCGCTGAACTGA
- a CDS encoding glycosyltransferase, protein MGRLLRLPMQRRAGAQLPTPPRAVIVSASVGAGHDAVAQELAERLEEAGVVVDRHDFLDVLPGPAGRILVGSYHRMLERAPWSWKLLYGSLDNRRGMSMQASLFTFLAGRRMKALLPDDTAIVVSTYPLASQVLGRLRRSGKVEQRVHTYLTDFSVHALWTSSEIDAHLAIHQVPAAQARAAGCAGVQVIAPVVDRRFTPVTPRLRRAARARLGLPQDARLALLVGGSWGAGEIERTVGDIEAADPGITCVVVCGRNETLRERLLAAGVRHAYGWVDDMPSLMHASDVLVQNAGGMTVLEAVAAGLPVLTYRSIPGHGLTNAAALDEAGVARWVRNQGELAEALDQAVRSGGAADDAQVVALPGVDVVDLLLDSADLGHLTTRAARAHAEHTAVVEHLAEQATAPMEYVR, encoded by the coding sequence ATGGGACGACTCCTTCGCCTCCCGATGCAGCGCCGCGCCGGAGCACAGCTCCCCACCCCGCCGCGTGCAGTGATCGTCTCCGCGAGCGTCGGCGCCGGGCACGACGCCGTCGCGCAGGAACTCGCGGAGCGCCTGGAAGAGGCCGGAGTCGTCGTCGACCGTCACGACTTCCTCGACGTGCTGCCGGGCCCGGCCGGACGGATCCTGGTCGGCTCCTACCACCGCATGCTGGAGCGGGCCCCGTGGAGCTGGAAGCTGCTCTACGGCAGCCTCGACAACCGCCGCGGCATGAGCATGCAGGCCAGCCTGTTCACCTTCCTGGCCGGACGCCGGATGAAGGCCCTGCTGCCGGACGACACCGCGATCGTGGTCTCCACCTACCCGCTGGCCAGCCAGGTGCTGGGGCGGCTGCGCCGCAGCGGCAAGGTCGAGCAGCGGGTGCACACGTACCTCACCGACTTCTCCGTGCACGCGCTGTGGACCTCCAGCGAGATCGACGCCCACCTCGCCATCCACCAGGTCCCGGCCGCCCAGGCGCGGGCCGCGGGCTGCGCGGGGGTGCAGGTCATCGCCCCGGTGGTGGACCGCCGCTTCACGCCGGTCACCCCGCGCCTGCGCCGTGCCGCGCGCGCCCGGCTCGGCCTGCCCCAGGACGCCAGGCTGGCGCTGCTGGTCGGCGGCTCCTGGGGCGCGGGCGAGATCGAGCGCACCGTCGGCGACATCGAGGCGGCCGACCCGGGGATCACCTGCGTCGTCGTCTGCGGCCGCAACGAGACGCTGCGCGAGCGCCTGCTCGCCGCCGGCGTCCGGCACGCCTACGGCTGGGTGGACGACATGCCGAGCCTGATGCACGCCTCCGACGTGCTGGTGCAGAACGCGGGCGGGATGACCGTGCTGGAGGCCGTGGCCGCCGGGCTGCCGGTGCTGACCTACCGCTCGATACCCGGTCACGGCCTGACCAACGCGGCGGCGCTGGACGAGGCCGGGGTCGCCCGCTGGGTACGCAACCAGGGCGAACTGGCCGAGGCGCTGGACCAGGCGGTCCGCTCCGGCGGCGCCGCGGACGACGCGCAGGTGGTGGCGCTGCCCGGGGTGGACGTCGTCGACCTGCTGCTGGACAGCGCCGACCTGGGCCACCTGACCACACGTGCCGCCCGGGCCCACGCCGAGCACACGGCGGTCGTCGAGCACCTCGCAGAGCAGGCCACAGCCCCCATGGAGTACGTCCGTTGA